The Cloacibacillus sp. An23 genome includes a window with the following:
- the ricT gene encoding regulatory iron-sulfur-containing complex subunit RicT → MRKYLAVYGKPRYLGLVEYDGDIKKCAKLVVETARGEENALVVGELTPEQEREYRQLRHSSEHGDGMVKNSEPVVTDLAFVGFATDDDLEREDEYREEEKSILVEAKRLLKPHKLDMKLIDVEFLRAKRKLFFYFSSDQRVDFRAYVRDLAREFKTRIELRQVGVRDEAKIIRGVGPCGRPCCCSYWLNQFAPICIKMVKEQNLALNPSKISGICGRLMCCMCYEYGVYHEAWEGFPHPGSKIKTPNGSVVVAGIDLPTQSLRVMAAGKGELKIPKDRFEEFRETVTSGGEWVVPEAEPEEEPVFSIHEAFSMGGGCQRCRAGKEPDPKKEREQQENDGAKEQHDDRRRGKRRKKHAPRPERRQETDEADVPGAAPRFGSDPQQQERDKRAGDRPRRHSPRRRRPSGAKKGAE, encoded by the coding sequence ATGAGAAAATACTTGGCGGTTTATGGTAAACCGCGTTATCTCGGCCTCGTCGAGTACGACGGGGATATAAAAAAATGCGCCAAGCTCGTCGTTGAAACTGCGCGCGGAGAGGAGAACGCCCTTGTGGTCGGGGAGCTTACGCCGGAGCAGGAGCGCGAGTACAGGCAGCTCAGGCACTCGTCCGAACACGGCGACGGCATGGTGAAAAACTCGGAGCCGGTAGTCACCGACCTCGCTTTCGTCGGCTTCGCCACGGATGACGACCTAGAGAGAGAGGACGAGTACCGCGAAGAGGAAAAGTCCATACTGGTCGAGGCGAAAAGGCTGCTCAAGCCGCACAAACTCGACATGAAGCTGATAGACGTCGAATTTCTGCGCGCCAAGCGCAAACTCTTCTTCTATTTTTCATCGGATCAGCGCGTGGACTTCCGCGCCTATGTGCGCGACCTCGCGCGCGAGTTCAAGACGCGCATCGAGCTGCGTCAGGTCGGCGTGCGCGATGAGGCGAAAATAATCCGCGGCGTCGGCCCCTGCGGACGGCCATGCTGCTGTAGCTACTGGCTCAACCAGTTCGCCCCAATCTGCATAAAAATGGTAAAAGAGCAGAATCTGGCGCTCAACCCCTCGAAAATCTCCGGCATATGCGGCAGGCTCATGTGCTGCATGTGCTACGAATACGGCGTATATCACGAGGCGTGGGAGGGATTCCCGCATCCGGGCTCGAAGATAAAGACGCCGAACGGAAGCGTCGTCGTCGCCGGTATAGACCTCCCGACGCAGAGCCTGAGAGTAATGGCCGCCGGCAAAGGCGAGCTGAAAATACCGAAGGACCGCTTCGAGGAATTCCGCGAGACGGTGACCTCTGGCGGCGAATGGGTCGTCCCCGAGGCCGAGCCGGAGGAGGAGCCGGTTTTCTCGATTCACGAGGCTTTCAGCATGGGAGGCGGATGCCAGCGCTGCCGCGCCGGGAAGGAGCCGGATCCTAAAAAAGAACGCGAACAGCAGGAGAACGACGGCGCGAAGGAGCAGCACGACGACCGCCGCCGCGGAAAACGCAGGAAAAAGCACGCGCCCCGCCCTGAGCGCCGGCAGGAGACGGACGAGGCCGACGTACCGGGAGCCGCCCCGCGCTTCGGCTCCGACCCGCAGCAGCAGGAGCGAGATAAAAGAGCCGGCGACAGGCCGAGACGCCATTCTCCGCGCCGCAGAAGGCCGTCCGGCGCTAAAAAAGGCGCGGAGTAG
- a CDS encoding ATP-binding protein, translated as METIRRDGYLNKLISKKHNGLIKVVTGVRRCGKSFLLSSLFKAHLKSDGVDDSHIVELAFDSFENKKYREPELCYSYIKERILGEGMYYLLLDEVQLLGEFESVLNGISRMPNVDIYVTGSNAKFLSKDVITEFRGRGDEVHMYPLSFAEFMTVYRGSKQDGWNEYITYGGLPLVLNFQTPEQKADFLKALFEETYIADIVGRNKIRNKGELEDIINILSSSVGSLTNPNKLSNTFKSVKKKTITAPTIKKYINCLCDSFLIDCAMRYDVRGKKYIDTPFKFYFTDIGLRNARLNFRQMEETHILENVIFNELKVRGYNVDVGVITVNGKENGGSVRKQLEIDFVCNKGSKRYYIQSAFSLPDSAKMEQELRPLMLSGDFFKKIVVTKDSPTPWYNESGVLIMNIFDFLLNPDSLDI; from the coding sequence GTGGAGACGATTCGGAGAGACGGTTATCTAAATAAGTTGATTTCCAAGAAGCATAACGGGCTTATTAAAGTCGTCACAGGCGTCAGACGCTGCGGAAAGTCTTTTCTGCTCTCTTCTCTGTTTAAGGCTCACCTGAAATCCGATGGCGTGGACGACTCGCATATCGTCGAGTTGGCGTTTGACTCGTTTGAGAATAAAAAATACAGAGAACCCGAACTTTGCTACTCGTACATAAAAGAGAGAATACTCGGCGAAGGTATGTACTATCTTCTGCTGGACGAGGTTCAGCTGCTCGGCGAGTTCGAATCCGTGCTGAACGGAATCTCGAGGATGCCGAACGTAGATATATACGTGACCGGAAGCAACGCGAAATTTTTGTCGAAGGACGTTATAACTGAATTTCGCGGACGCGGCGACGAGGTGCATATGTACCCGCTCAGCTTCGCCGAGTTCATGACTGTATATCGCGGCAGCAAACAGGACGGCTGGAACGAATATATAACTTACGGCGGCCTGCCTCTCGTGCTTAACTTCCAAACGCCGGAGCAAAAGGCTGATTTTCTGAAGGCGCTTTTTGAAGAGACCTATATAGCAGACATCGTCGGAAGGAACAAAATCCGCAATAAAGGAGAACTCGAAGATATTATAAACATACTCTCCTCCTCTGTAGGTTCGCTGACCAATCCCAACAAACTTTCCAACACATTCAAGAGCGTGAAGAAGAAAACTATAACCGCGCCGACGATCAAGAAATACATAAACTGTCTGTGCGATTCCTTCCTCATCGACTGTGCGATGCGCTACGACGTGCGTGGGAAAAAGTATATAGACACGCCGTTCAAGTTTTACTTTACCGATATAGGCCTGCGCAACGCGAGACTGAACTTCCGTCAGATGGAAGAGACTCACATATTGGAGAACGTAATATTCAACGAGCTCAAGGTCAGAGGATACAACGTAGATGTCGGAGTCATAACAGTCAACGGAAAAGAAAACGGCGGGAGCGTAAGAAAACAGCTGGAAATAGATTTCGTATGCAACAAGGGGTCAAAGCGATACTACATCCAGTCCGCCTTCTCGCTTCCGGACTCCGCCAAGATGGAGCAGGAGCTGCGCCCGCTCATGCTCTCCGGAGATTTCTTCAAGAAGATAGTCGTAACCAAAGACTCGCCGACGCCGTGGTACAACGAGTCGGGCGTGCTGATAATGAACATATTCGACTTCCTGCTGAATCCAGACAGTCTGGATATTTAG
- a CDS encoding tyrosine-type recombinase/integrase: protein MVNKLHKKQVISPDDVKLTPKPEKRAETDSSHDRRYFQPQERCALIEAAKSAKSPRLYPTIIVSLNTGVRPQSLFSLIWSDVDWNSAFSKLVQAAGLDPKITWYNMRHDFASQLLMAGVSLYTVKELMCHKNITTTQVYAHLAPDLKTAAVKLLEKL, encoded by the coding sequence ATGGTAAATAAACTGCATAAAAAACAGGTGATATCGCCCGACGACGTAAAACTGACGCCCAAGCCGGAAAAGCGGGCGGAAACTGATAGTTCTCATGACAGGAGATATTTCCAGCCGCAGGAGCGTTGCGCTCTTATCGAGGCGGCGAAGAGCGCGAAATCTCCGCGGCTCTACCCCACCATCATCGTGTCGCTCAACACAGGCGTCCGTCCCCAATCGCTGTTCAGTCTGATATGGAGTGATGTCGACTGGAACAGCGCATTCAGCAAGCTGGTGCAGGCCGCCGGTCTCGATCCGAAAATCACTTGGTACAATATGCGCCACGACTTCGCGAGCCAGTTGTTAATGGCCGGAGTCAGCCTTTATACGGTCAAAGAACTCATGTGCCACAAGAACATCACTACTACGCAGGTATACGCCCACCTCGCCCCCGACCTGAAGACTGCGGCTGTAAAGCTGCTGGAGAAATTATAA
- a CDS encoding DUF1848 domain-containing protein produces MIISASRRTDIPARYSEWFMRRLRAGYAVARNPMNPNQARRVSLRAEDVDAIVFWTKDPRPMLPRLAWLSDYAYYFQFTVTPYGRDIEPGVPDKEKEAIPAFRRLSGEIGPERVIWRYDPLLISEKYDISFHAASFEKFARALEGFTRRCVFSYLDIYRGMSRAARELGFRAPDADERAALAREFAAIARGCGMTLETCAEDAALTRFGIKRGSCVDAALIEKITGRPLPRAKDKNQRPACRCAPSADVGAYDTCPNGCKYCYATHSARKLAANAARHDDGAESL; encoded by the coding sequence ATGATAATCAGCGCCAGCCGGCGCACCGACATACCGGCGCGCTACTCAGAGTGGTTCATGCGGAGGCTGCGCGCGGGGTACGCCGTCGCGCGCAACCCGATGAACCCGAATCAGGCGCGCCGCGTCAGCCTGCGCGCGGAAGACGTGGACGCAATCGTATTCTGGACGAAGGACCCGCGCCCGATGCTTCCGCGCCTAGCGTGGCTCTCTGACTACGCCTATTACTTCCAGTTCACAGTTACGCCCTACGGGCGCGACATAGAGCCGGGCGTGCCCGACAAGGAAAAGGAAGCAATACCGGCCTTCCGCCGCTTGTCCGGTGAGATCGGCCCGGAGCGCGTGATATGGAGGTACGACCCGCTGCTGATAAGTGAAAAATACGACATCTCATTCCACGCCGCGAGCTTTGAGAAATTCGCGCGCGCACTCGAAGGCTTCACCCGCCGCTGCGTCTTCAGCTATCTCGACATATACCGGGGCATGAGCCGCGCCGCGAGAGAGCTCGGCTTCCGCGCGCCTGACGCGGACGAGAGGGCTGCGCTCGCGCGCGAGTTTGCCGCAATCGCACGCGGCTGCGGTATGACGCTCGAAACCTGCGCGGAGGACGCAGCCCTAACGCGCTTCGGCATAAAGCGCGGAAGCTGCGTGGACGCCGCGCTGATAGAAAAAATCACGGGCCGCCCTCTGCCGCGCGCAAAGGACAAAAATCAGCGGCCGGCCTGCCGCTGCGCACCAAGCGCAGACGTCGGAGCCTACGACACATGCCCCAACGGCTGCAAATACTGCTACGCGACGCACAGCGCCAGGAAACTGGCCGCCAACGCCGCAAGACATGACGACGGAGCCGAAAGCCTGTAA
- a CDS encoding Na+/H+ antiporter NhaC family protein produces the protein MSSNKKSLEGINPMIFLIVVMVLVVIASYIVPAGSFERVYVEAMDRKIVVADSFHYTEQNPIGLFDLMKSLTLGIQNASYIIAFLMIIGGMFAIMSGTGAINAGLANVVRATRGKEIIMIPVVMTVFGLMSCFCANFEEFLAFIPLILAVSLSMGFDSMTALGIVFGAVAAGYGGAATNAFTVGVAQSIAGLPTFSGMPLRLALFAVLLLVSMAYVMWHARRIKKNPQLSPSYTEDLENAKKYVLDADETAPLTTRQKLVLLVLFAAILWTVYGVLAHGYYIDELAAVFLTAGVIAGVVGGSRPSKICDDFLAGAANMLAPCIIIGMANAVVLMMSDAGIIDTIIYGLSNTLIGLPATLLASGMFVVQTIFNLAVPSGSGQAAITMPLMAPLADMLGITRQTAVLAFQLGSTFTDLIGPTSGEILVALAMCKVPYPKWVKWLFPLFCLWCLVAFAFLTYATVTAYGPF, from the coding sequence ATGTCGAGTAATAAAAAATCACTGGAAGGCATAAATCCCATGATCTTCCTGATCGTGGTCATGGTCCTTGTCGTGATAGCGTCCTACATCGTTCCGGCCGGCTCATTCGAGCGCGTCTACGTGGAGGCAATGGACCGCAAAATCGTAGTCGCGGACAGCTTCCATTACACGGAGCAGAACCCTATCGGCCTCTTCGACCTTATGAAGTCTCTGACGCTCGGGATACAGAACGCATCCTACATCATCGCGTTCCTGATGATAATCGGCGGCATGTTCGCCATAATGTCAGGCACCGGAGCGATCAACGCCGGCCTGGCGAACGTGGTGCGTGCGACGAGAGGAAAAGAAATAATCATGATCCCCGTCGTCATGACGGTATTCGGACTGATGTCCTGCTTCTGCGCCAACTTTGAAGAATTCCTGGCCTTCATCCCCCTTATACTGGCCGTCTCGCTCTCGATGGGCTTCGACTCAATGACCGCCCTCGGCATCGTCTTCGGAGCGGTCGCGGCCGGATACGGCGGCGCGGCGACGAACGCATTCACTGTAGGCGTAGCGCAGAGCATCGCCGGACTGCCCACCTTCTCCGGCATGCCGCTTCGCCTTGCCCTCTTCGCCGTCCTGCTGCTCGTCAGCATGGCCTACGTCATGTGGCACGCCAGAAGGATAAAAAAGAACCCGCAGCTAAGTCCCAGCTATACGGAAGACCTGGAGAACGCCAAGAAATACGTCCTCGACGCCGACGAGACCGCGCCGCTGACCACGCGGCAGAAGCTTGTGCTGCTGGTACTGTTCGCGGCGATACTGTGGACTGTCTACGGCGTTCTCGCGCACGGCTACTACATCGACGAACTGGCGGCGGTATTCCTGACGGCAGGCGTAATAGCCGGCGTCGTGGGAGGAAGCCGCCCGAGCAAAATATGCGACGACTTCCTGGCTGGAGCCGCCAACATGCTCGCCCCGTGCATCATCATCGGCATGGCTAACGCCGTAGTACTGATGATGAGCGACGCCGGAATCATCGACACGATCATATACGGGCTCTCCAACACCCTTATAGGGCTGCCTGCGACACTGCTAGCCAGCGGCATGTTCGTCGTACAGACGATATTCAACCTCGCCGTCCCCTCCGGCTCGGGGCAGGCCGCCATCACGATGCCCCTGATGGCCCCGCTCGCCGACATGCTCGGAATAACCAGACAGACGGCGGTATTGGCCTTCCAGCTCGGCTCGACCTTCACCGACCTCATAGGCCCCACCTCCGGCGAGATACTGGTGGCCCTTGCGATGTGCAAAGTCCCCTATCCGAAGTGGGTCAAGTGGCTCTTTCCCCTCTTCTGCCTCTGGTGCCTGGTAGCCTTCGCCTTCCTGACCTACGCGACCGTGACGGCATACGGACCGTTCTAG
- a CDS encoding MBL fold metallo-hydrolase, protein MYELIQAGEKSWYIKSPANVGVYRINDEEVCLIDSGSDKEAGRKILKIITERGWRVNCIINTHSNADHTGGNQFIQSRTGCRVLSTDVENAVARHPELESTMLYGGYPYSKLRNKFLMAKPTEKTCDVAGGLPEGLSVIKLPGHYLDMIGIMTGDGVCFLADALFRREIIEKYHIVFIYDVAKFLETLDMIETLEAKLFIPAHCDASEDVKELAALNRAKVHEIAGLLVDLCREPKTFEKILKAVFDRCGLKMDDNQYVLVGSTIKSYLSYLYDGGRVKAEFKDNEMLWSAAQ, encoded by the coding sequence ATGTACGAACTGATACAGGCCGGTGAAAAAAGCTGGTACATAAAGAGCCCCGCGAACGTCGGGGTCTACCGCATCAACGACGAGGAAGTCTGCCTTATCGACTCGGGCAGCGACAAGGAAGCTGGACGCAAAATCCTCAAAATAATCACCGAGCGCGGCTGGCGCGTGAACTGCATCATAAACACGCATTCGAACGCCGACCACACCGGCGGCAACCAGTTCATACAGAGCCGCACCGGATGCCGGGTGCTGTCCACCGACGTCGAGAACGCGGTCGCGCGCCACCCGGAGCTGGAAAGCACGATGCTCTACGGCGGCTATCCCTATTCGAAGCTGCGCAATAAATTCCTCATGGCTAAGCCGACGGAAAAAACCTGCGACGTAGCCGGCGGCCTGCCCGAGGGCCTTTCCGTCATAAAGCTGCCCGGGCACTACCTAGACATGATAGGAATCATGACCGGCGACGGCGTCTGCTTCCTGGCCGACGCGCTGTTCCGCCGCGAGATAATCGAAAAATATCACATCGTCTTCATCTACGACGTGGCGAAGTTTTTGGAGACGCTCGACATGATCGAGACACTTGAGGCGAAACTCTTCATCCCGGCCCACTGCGACGCTTCGGAGGACGTTAAGGAACTCGCCGCGCTGAACCGGGCGAAAGTCCATGAAATCGCCGGGCTTCTCGTTGATTTGTGCCGCGAGCCGAAGACTTTCGAGAAAATCCTGAAGGCAGTCTTCGACCGCTGCGGCCTGAAGATGGACGACAACCAGTACGTCCTCGTCGGCAGCACGATAAAGTCGTATCTTTCGTACCTTTACGACGGCGGCAGGGTGAAGGCGGAATTTAAAGACAACGAAATGCTGTGGAGCGCAGCGCAGTAA
- the tmk gene encoding dTMP kinase, giving the protein MFITLEGIDGCGKSTQARMLYEALGGSRGAVLTREPGGWEGGAALREAVLGGTLRHPWSELFLFLLDRAEHAARVITPALEAGTHVVCERYHDSTLAYQVWGRGMPFGPVRDAALLAAFPKPDVTVLFDIDPELALSRVAKRGKPDAFEGEGLAFMRRICEGYRELASKDMERWLVVECGGRTAEDIFSETRRRLMDKGLAL; this is encoded by the coding sequence ATGTTTATTACCTTGGAAGGTATAGACGGGTGCGGAAAGTCCACCCAGGCGCGTATGCTGTATGAGGCGCTCGGCGGCTCGCGGGGCGCGGTGCTTACGCGCGAGCCCGGCGGCTGGGAGGGCGGCGCCGCGCTGCGCGAGGCCGTTCTCGGCGGCACTCTGAGGCATCCCTGGAGCGAGCTTTTTCTCTTTCTTCTCGACAGGGCCGAGCACGCCGCGCGTGTAATTACTCCTGCGCTCGAGGCGGGGACGCACGTCGTCTGCGAACGCTACCACGACTCCACTCTGGCTTATCAGGTCTGGGGGCGAGGCATGCCTTTCGGGCCCGTCCGCGATGCGGCTCTCCTCGCCGCTTTCCCGAAGCCGGACGTTACCGTGCTTTTCGACATAGACCCGGAGCTCGCGCTCTCGCGCGTGGCGAAGCGCGGCAAGCCGGACGCATTCGAGGGAGAGGGGCTCGCGTTCATGCGCAGGATATGCGAGGGCTATCGGGAGCTGGCCTCGAAGGACATGGAACGATGGCTCGTCGTGGAATGCGGAGGCCGGACGGCGGAGGATATTTTCTCAGAGACGCGGCGCCGTCTCATGGATAAGGGGCTCGCCCTGTGA
- a CDS encoding DUF4416 family protein, whose protein sequence is MTENRAALHNCEGRHPRDPLVKKIAALLVPRGDEDTLRRTLSMLAGKWGEPERVSVRLPFVWTNYYEEIAPELDRLFVSYPGLYKMSDLPGWKLESCAMERESGNGNGRRVNIDPGTIDGARLLLASTKGQAHRVYLRDGIFCEVTLCRRKGRWESFFYTFPDFRSGAYDAWLELVREDWKREVREV, encoded by the coding sequence ATGACTGAGAACCGCGCTGCGCTGCATAACTGCGAAGGCCGCCACCCGCGCGACCCGCTCGTAAAAAAAATAGCGGCGCTGCTCGTTCCGCGCGGCGACGAAGACACGCTCCGCCGCACGCTCTCCATGCTCGCCGGAAAATGGGGCGAGCCGGAGCGCGTAAGCGTGCGCCTGCCCTTTGTATGGACCAACTACTACGAAGAGATCGCGCCCGAGCTCGACCGCCTGTTCGTATCGTATCCTGGACTGTATAAAATGTCCGACCTGCCGGGCTGGAAGCTCGAAAGCTGCGCCATGGAGCGCGAAAGCGGGAACGGAAATGGCCGGCGCGTAAACATAGACCCTGGCACAATAGACGGCGCGCGCCTGCTGCTCGCGTCAACCAAAGGGCAGGCGCACCGCGTCTACCTGAGAGACGGAATATTCTGCGAAGTCACGCTCTGCCGGAGAAAAGGACGCTGGGAGAGCTTTTTTTATACCTTCCCGGACTTCAGGAGCGGGGCCTACGACGCGTGGCTGGAGCTCGTGCGGGAAGACTGGAAGCGGGAAGTCAGAGAAGTTTAA
- the ftsY gene encoding signal recognition particle-docking protein FtsY produces MSFFKNFAEKLKNAGNKWTQSVSNLFSDDPVDDGFWDELEEQLILGDVGIDTTEELIAELRRVMIDRRISNKRELKSAFAELLVARLEAVPGMGRPLDVEHSPSVVIMIGVNGSGKTTTCGKLAAQFKAEGRKVIMAAADTFRAAAIEQLKAWGERAGVRVIAQKQDSDPAAVVYDALLAAKAANADVILVDTAGRLHTKSNLMEELSKVTRVIKREIPEGPSEVLIVLDAVTGQNGFMQAETFGKAMPITGVVLTKFDNTSKGGIVIAIADRLKTPIRYVGLGEGIDDLQLFEPRAFVETLLDIKND; encoded by the coding sequence TTGAGCTTTTTCAAAAATTTCGCCGAGAAACTTAAAAACGCCGGGAACAAATGGACGCAGAGCGTCTCCAACCTCTTCTCCGACGACCCCGTTGACGACGGCTTCTGGGACGAGCTTGAGGAGCAGCTCATACTCGGCGACGTCGGCATAGACACGACCGAAGAACTTATAGCAGAACTCCGCCGCGTGATGATAGACAGGCGCATAAGCAACAAACGCGAGCTCAAATCGGCCTTCGCCGAGCTGCTGGTCGCGCGCCTCGAAGCCGTGCCGGGAATGGGCCGTCCGCTAGACGTGGAGCATAGCCCCTCCGTCGTAATAATGATAGGCGTGAACGGCAGCGGGAAAACCACGACCTGCGGCAAACTGGCGGCGCAGTTCAAGGCCGAGGGCAGGAAAGTCATCATGGCCGCGGCCGACACCTTCCGCGCGGCGGCGATAGAGCAGCTCAAGGCGTGGGGCGAACGCGCGGGAGTGCGCGTCATCGCGCAGAAGCAGGACAGCGACCCCGCAGCCGTCGTCTACGACGCACTGCTCGCGGCGAAGGCCGCGAACGCCGACGTGATACTCGTCGACACAGCGGGACGCCTCCACACGAAATCCAACCTCATGGAAGAGCTGTCGAAGGTCACGCGCGTTATAAAGCGCGAAATCCCCGAGGGCCCCTCCGAGGTGCTCATCGTCCTCGACGCCGTTACGGGACAGAACGGCTTCATGCAGGCCGAGACCTTCGGCAAGGCGATGCCGATAACGGGCGTCGTACTGACGAAATTCGACAACACCTCGAAGGGCGGCATAGTCATAGCGATAGCGGACCGCCTTAAAACGCCGATACGCTACGTCGGCCTAGGCGAGGGAATAGACGACCTACAGCTTTTTGAGCCGCGCGCCTTCGTCGAAACCCTGCTCGACATAAAAAATGACTGA
- the pepD gene encoding beta-Ala-His dipeptidase produces MDKKLEELIHEPVFRCFYEISQIPRASFHEERISEYLLQWAEARGLSAERDGSNNVLIRKPASPGYEDAPCVMLQAHMDMVCEKALGVEHDFGRDPINMEIEGDWITTGGRTTLGADDGIGVALAMAAFEDEGLAHPELEVLFTTAEEDDMSGAENFDAAKMKAVKLINLDHTCDREIICGSCGGMQVDIRIPVIADKPPEGWAPYRLSVSGLKGGHSGEDIHRGRGSANVLLNRMLMAVQECCDFRLGPIRGGTFRLAIARDAEAVVWMPPSCLEQAHAKLQKMQELARSELAATANGVAVALEPASHAPEWAVVSPARVIDAMALCPDGIYQMNEMLVGLVDTSDNVGEIYLDEHELHFVIEIRAARESRRTYLFQRMQRLADIFGGTCHSSNAYPSWHFQPKSPLRELCVKVYEDCFGEKPEVLTVHAGLEVGYFSAKRPDIDAVSLGPECKNFHSPSEALQISSTRKMYGYLRRLLAALG; encoded by the coding sequence GTGGACAAGAAACTGGAAGAACTTATTCATGAGCCGGTATTTCGATGTTTTTACGAAATCAGTCAAATTCCGCGGGCGAGCTTTCATGAGGAAAGGATAAGCGAATATCTGCTTCAGTGGGCGGAGGCGCGTGGGCTGAGCGCGGAACGCGACGGCAGCAACAACGTGCTGATCAGGAAACCGGCCTCTCCAGGATATGAGGATGCGCCCTGCGTCATGCTCCAGGCGCACATGGACATGGTTTGTGAAAAGGCGCTCGGGGTAGAACACGACTTCGGCCGCGACCCGATAAACATGGAAATCGAAGGAGACTGGATAACGACCGGCGGGCGTACCACTCTCGGGGCCGACGACGGGATAGGCGTGGCATTAGCAATGGCGGCGTTCGAGGATGAGGGGCTGGCGCATCCCGAGCTTGAAGTCCTCTTCACCACGGCTGAAGAGGACGACATGTCCGGCGCGGAAAACTTCGACGCGGCAAAAATGAAGGCAGTAAAGCTCATCAACCTGGACCATACATGCGACCGCGAAATCATCTGCGGAAGCTGCGGCGGAATGCAGGTAGACATCAGAATCCCGGTAATAGCCGACAAGCCGCCCGAGGGCTGGGCTCCGTACCGCCTCTCAGTCTCCGGGCTTAAAGGCGGACACTCAGGCGAGGACATCCACCGCGGGCGCGGCAGCGCCAACGTCCTGCTTAACCGCATGCTGATGGCGGTGCAGGAATGCTGTGATTTCCGCCTCGGCCCAATACGCGGCGGCACCTTCCGCCTGGCCATAGCAAGGGACGCTGAGGCCGTAGTATGGATGCCCCCATCCTGTCTGGAACAGGCGCACGCAAAGCTGCAAAAAATGCAGGAGCTGGCCAGGAGCGAACTCGCCGCCACCGCCAACGGCGTCGCCGTAGCGCTTGAGCCGGCATCCCACGCCCCGGAATGGGCCGTCGTATCGCCAGCCCGCGTCATAGACGCCATGGCGCTGTGCCCGGACGGCATCTACCAGATGAACGAAATGCTGGTGGGGCTTGTGGACACGTCCGACAACGTAGGAGAGATATATCTGGACGAGCACGAACTGCACTTCGTCATAGAAATCAGGGCGGCGCGTGAAAGCCGCCGCACATACCTCTTCCAGCGCATGCAGCGGCTCGCAGATATATTCGGTGGAACGTGCCATTCAAGCAACGCATATCCGAGCTGGCATTTTCAGCCGAAGTCGCCGCTGCGCGAGCTGTGCGTAAAAGTATACGAGGACTGCTTCGGCGAGAAGCCCGAAGTCCTGACAGTCCACGCGGGGCTGGAAGTAGGATACTTCAGCGCCAAACGCCCCGATATAGACGCCGTGTCGCTCGGCCCCGAATGCAAAAACTTCCATTCGCCCAGCGAAGCGCTTCAAATCTCTTCGACGAGAAAAATGTACGGGTACCTGCGCCGCCTCCTCGCAGCGCTCGGCTAA